GCCGCGTTGTTCATCGGCCTCGGCTCGGTCGCGGTGCAGATCATCATTCCCTATGCCGCGCACCTTGCGCCGGAAGCCATTCGCGGCCGCGTCGTCGGCAATGTCTCGACCGGATTGATGCTCGGCATCATGCTGGCGCGGCCGGTGTCGAGCTTCGTCACCGCGGCGCTGTCGTGGCATGCGGTGTTCTTCTGCTCGGCTGCGTTGATGATCGTACTCGCGATCGTGCTGCGTCTCACGCTGCCGAAGCGCAAGCCGGTGGCACGGATGCATTACGGTGCGCTGCTGCTGTCGATGCCGCATCTGGTGCGCGCCACGCCGCTGTTGCGGCGGCGCGCGCTCTACCAGGCGGGCCTGTTCGGCGCCTTCACGCTGTTCTGGACGGTGGTGCCGCTCCAGCTTGCGAGCCAATTCGACTTCACCCAGCGTGGCATCGCCCTGTTCGCGCTCGCCGGCGTGTCCGGCGTGTTCGCGGCGCCGATCGCAGGCAGGCTCGCCGATCGCGGCCACAGCCGCATCGCCACGCTCGCCGCGATGCTGTTCGTCGCCCTCGGCTTCCTGGTGACGCATGTCGGCGCGGCCGGATCGATGCTCAACCTCGCCGGCCTCGTCGTGGCCGCGATCGCGATCGATTTCGGCGTGCAGGGCAACGTCGTGCTGGGCTTCCGCGCCATCTTCGTGCTCGGGCACGAACACCGCAGCCGCCTCAACGGGCTCTACATGGCAACGTTCTTGGCCGCCGGTGCCGCTGGATCCGCGCTCGGCACCTGGGCGTTCGCGCAAGGCGGCTGGCCGCTGGCCTCGGCCATTGGCCTTGCGCTGCCGGTCGCGAGCCTGCTCTATGCGGCAACCGAATAGCGGTACGATCATGCGGGGTGGGCGTTTACCAAGCCGCCGATACGGCGGCCTGGTCGATGCAATTTCCACCTCGCGGAGTCCCTGCAGCTGTAGTACTTTGGTCGCAAGCGGCCTGGTCAACGGCGGCAGAGGAGGCCCTATGAGGCGTGCGGGACTGGTTGGCGTACCGCGAGTACGGCCATGGTCGTGGCAGGCATTTCTGCTCGGATTTGTCGTCGTCGCAGTGTCGGCTGCGATTCAAGGCGCCTGCGTCGCGCTCGGCGCAAAGCTCTATTTCGCGGCATTCCTGCCGAGCCTGTTCGTGCTCGGCGTTGTCGCAGGCGCGCCGGCAGCGATGTTCGCCGCACTGCTCACCATTCCGGTGGTGTGGTGGGCGTTCATCCCGCCCTTCTTCGAGTTCACGCCGCTGTCCAGCGCGAACGCCGATTCCATCAATTTGTTCTGCCTGCTCGCCGTGCTTGTGATTGGCCTGGCCGACCTCTGCCGCGCGAGCATGACGATCAACAGCTGTCGCGGGTTGAAGGCGTCGGGCGAGAGCCCGGCAACGAATTCGCAATAATCAGGTGCTGCACGGAGCGCGCGTTGCACGCGCGCAACAGTCCGGCAACCATCCGCGCAGCCGGATCGCGCCGCTAACTTTTCAAAAAAGATTTGGCCGCAATTTCCCCCGTGGGAATACGAGGGAGTTTTCGACATGAACGGACACGCCATTTTCGAGAACGTGCGCCGCTACCGCGGCATCGCATCGCTCTATCGGCAGACCGCGGCATTTCGGCCGGGCCAGCGCTGGTCGCTGCTGGAGCAGGCCAGCGAGTGGGAAGCCCGCGCGCTGTCGGAGCTGGAAGCCTATTTCGCCGCGCGCGCCGATTACGCCACGCCGCGCGCCGCCTAAGCGTTAACCATCCGACGCCCGGTCGCGAGCAGAACCCGTGACGATTACGGAGTTACCCCGCTGCCCGCCTGTGCTAGCAACTGGCCCAGATCTCTACGATGGCCGGGGGCGAGCGATGACCACTTTCAACCGCATCTTCACGACAGAGCGTCTGCTTCAGATCATCGTCATCCTGGCGGCGACGGCCGCAATGAAGCTGATGGGGTGAGCGCGGGCGGCGCTATCGCTCGCCAAAATCGGGCAC
This portion of the Bradyrhizobium diazoefficiens genome encodes:
- a CDS encoding MFS transporter, which encodes MTMNATIETAPETDAVSQRLTFVLAAACGMVAANIYYAQPLIAPISAALGLSHAAAGLIVTMTQIGYGTGLLFIVPLGDLVENRTLICTVITLGAASLLAAAFATHALPFLIAALFIGLGSVAVQIIIPYAAHLAPEAIRGRVVGNVSTGLMLGIMLARPVSSFVTAALSWHAVFFCSAALMIVLAIVLRLTLPKRKPVARMHYGALLLSMPHLVRATPLLRRRALYQAGLFGAFTLFWTVVPLQLASQFDFTQRGIALFALAGVSGVFAAPIAGRLADRGHSRIATLAAMLFVALGFLVTHVGAAGSMLNLAGLVVAAIAIDFGVQGNVVLGFRAIFVLGHEHRSRLNGLYMATFLAAGAAGSALGTWAFAQGGWPLASAIGLALPVASLLYAATE
- a CDS encoding DUF4118 domain-containing protein, whose amino-acid sequence is MRRAGLVGVPRVRPWSWQAFLLGFVVVAVSAAIQGACVALGAKLYFAAFLPSLFVLGVVAGAPAAMFAALLTIPVVWWAFIPPFFEFTPLSSANADSINLFCLLAVLVIGLADLCRASMTINSCRGLKASGESPATNSQ